One region of Salvia miltiorrhiza cultivar Shanhuang (shh) chromosome 3, IMPLAD_Smil_shh, whole genome shotgun sequence genomic DNA includes:
- the LOC131018625 gene encoding uncharacterized protein LOC131018625, producing MDEIKTLFKQLTTTLIMKEKKVAVRECVICMAVTHATDQCPTLYEEEVNAIGGHHGRGNNGNRNYDPNAQTYNPGWRNQENFRLNNNNHQGAGQPQHQQQNKGPSLTDMVQTILCETTQNLDKYRQEQTKLAHLSTAVAQMQRRQGELPPKVEVHETQVNAVSLRSGKPLPEKVFMPSEDILTKKGKSVAKKAVEIQSDISTKKDEEENDQTIESLEDGVEDKGGQDEEREARGDEEPKYIKPNPPKIKPPFPAVLKRKIPKKYEDPGMFVIPCVIGSRRIDRAMLDLGASINVMPLALFKELNLGPLKATRVVIQLADRSLDYPKGILEDVLVKEENLIFPADFYVLDMGKTSSRTSVILLGRPFMKTARTCIDCDSGTLTCEFDGEKVKFNIFQAMEHLMDTEIVETMVEIILPIIGIQDPLVLILQEGIIGCPRKYNEEIFHTLIYLRCQEGPIRSLPNNFPILMSEVRLVPSLEKPPQLNLKPLAKHLKYIYLGTRDTLPMIISSELTIEEENQVKDVIGQYKEAIGWTLADIKGISPSLCVHHILMEEEAKPVQD from the exons ATGGATGAGATCAAGACGTTATTTAAGCAGCTGACAACTACCTTGATCATGAAGGAGAAAAAAGTGGCCGTTCGAGAATGTGTCATTTGCATGGCTGTTACTCATGCCACTGACCAGTGTCCAACTCTTTATGAAGAAGAAGTGAATGCCATAGGAGGACACCATGGAAGAGGCAACAATGGGAACAGGAACTATGATCCTAATGCCCAAACTTATAACCCAGGATGGAGGAATCAAGAGAATTTCAGGTTGAATAACAACAACCATCAGGGGGCAGGACAGCCACAACATCAACAACAGAACAAAGGACCTTCCTTGACCGATATGGTTCAAACCATATTGTGTGAAACCACTCAGAATCTTGACAAGTACCGACAGGAGCAGACCAAG CTTGCCCATTTGAGCACTGCAGTGGCACAAATGCAACGTAGGCAAGGAGAACTACCACCAAAAGTGGAAGTACATGAGACCCAAGTGAATGCAGTATCTTTACGAAGTGGGAAACCATTACCCGAGAAAGTCTTTATGCCATCGGAGGATATCCTGACCAAGAAGGGGAAATCGGTAGCCAAGAAGGCAGTTGAGATACAATCTGACATCTCGACCAAGAAAGATGAAGAGGAAAATGACCAAACAATAGAAAGTTTGGAAGATGGAGTTGAAGACAAAGGAGGGCAAGATGAGGAACGAGAAGCTAGAGGAGATGAGGAGCCGAAATACATAAAGCCCAATCCACCAAAGATCAAACCTCCTTTCCCAG CAGTACTGAAGAGGAAAATACCCAAGAAGTATGAAGACCCAGGGATGTTTGTGATCCCTTGTGTAATTGGAAGCAGGAGGATTGACCGAGCCATGCTGGATTTGGGAGCATCGATTAATGTCATGCCTTTGGCATTATTTAAGGAGTTGAATTTGGGCCCACTAAAAGCCACACGTGTCGTGATACAATTGGCGGATAGATCTCTAGATTATCCCAAAGGTATACTGGAGGACGTTCTGGTCAAGGAGGAAAACCTCATATTTCCAGCAGATTTCTATGTGCTTGATATGGGTAAGACATCAAGCAGAACGTCGGTCATTCTTCTTGGGAGGCCGTTCATGAAAACTGCTCGTACTTGTATTGATTGTGACTCGGGTACGTTGACATGTGAATTTGATGGGGAGAAAgtaaagttcaatatttttcaagCTATGGAACACCTCATGGATACCGAGATTGTGGAGACTATGGTGGAGATCATCTTGCCCATCATAGGTATACAAGATCCTTTGGTTCTCATTCTCCAAGAGGGTATTATAGGATGCCCACGAAAGTACAATGAGGAGATATTTCACACATTGATATATCTCAGGTGTCAAGAAGGACCAATCCGTTCGTTGCCAAATAATTTTCCCATTCTGATGTCCGAAGTTAGGTTGGTGCCATCTCTCGAGAAGCCACCCCAGCTGAATCTCAAACCACTGGCGAAACATCTCAAGTACATCTATCTTGGAACAAGAGACACTTTGCCAATGATCATCAGTTCTGAATTGACCATTGAAGAGGAGAACCAGGTGAAGGATGTTATTGGGCAGTATAAGGAGGCAATAGGATGGACATTGGCGGACATTAAAGGAATAAGTCCTTCATTATGTGTACATCACATCTTGATGGAGGAAGAAGCCAAGCCAGTACAGGACTAG